From Rhodopseudomonas palustris, a single genomic window includes:
- a CDS encoding PQQ-dependent sugar dehydrogenase, whose protein sequence is MRRSLPTSRLALCLALVLPLAACGDQSNLAQGEDFGPSPKLPEPANTLLPTVNIAKAVGWSEGATPKPAEGLAVTAFARGLDHPRTIHVLPNGDVLVAETNAPERPEEGKGLKRRVAEYVMGQAGARTPSANRITLLRDADGDGVAEIRETFLEGLNSPFGMALVGNEFYVANTDAIVRFPYNPGDTRITAAGEKLADLPAGPLNHHWTKDLVASPDGSKLYATSGSNSNAAEHGMAVEENRAAVIEVDRQSGATRLFASGLRNPNGPAFHPETGELWVVVNERDEIGSDLVPDYMTSVKDGGFYGWPYSYFGQHVDDRVKPPRPDLVEKAIVPDYALGNHTASLGLAFNTSDLFPDAMKGGAFVGQHGSWNRKPHSGYKVIFIPFEGGKPSGPPRDVLAGFLNADQQAQGRPVGVALDQRGALLVADDVGNAIWRVTPAGTEAASN, encoded by the coding sequence ATGCGCCGATCGCTTCCGACCAGCCGGCTCGCCCTGTGCCTCGCCCTGGTGCTGCCGCTCGCGGCCTGCGGCGATCAGTCCAATCTGGCACAGGGCGAGGATTTCGGCCCCTCGCCGAAGCTGCCGGAGCCGGCGAACACGCTGTTGCCGACGGTCAACATCGCCAAGGCGGTGGGCTGGTCGGAGGGCGCCACGCCGAAACCGGCCGAGGGACTTGCGGTGACGGCGTTCGCGAGGGGGCTCGATCACCCGCGCACGATCCACGTGCTGCCGAACGGCGACGTGCTGGTGGCCGAAACCAACGCGCCGGAACGCCCCGAAGAGGGCAAGGGCCTCAAGCGCCGGGTCGCAGAGTACGTCATGGGGCAAGCCGGCGCCCGAACGCCGAGCGCAAACCGCATCACCCTGCTGCGCGATGCCGACGGCGACGGCGTCGCCGAGATCCGCGAGACGTTCCTCGAGGGTCTCAATTCGCCGTTCGGCATGGCGCTGGTCGGCAACGAATTCTACGTCGCCAACACCGACGCGATCGTGCGTTTCCCCTACAATCCGGGCGACACCCGGATCACCGCAGCGGGCGAAAAGCTGGCCGATCTGCCGGCCGGCCCGCTCAATCATCACTGGACCAAGGATCTCGTCGCCAGCCCGGACGGCAGCAAGCTGTACGCGACCTCCGGCTCCAACAGCAACGCCGCCGAACACGGCATGGCGGTCGAGGAAAACCGCGCCGCCGTGATCGAGGTCGACCGGCAGAGCGGCGCGACGCGGCTGTTCGCATCCGGGCTGCGCAATCCCAACGGTCCGGCTTTCCATCCCGAGACCGGCGAATTGTGGGTCGTCGTCAACGAGCGCGACGAGATCGGCAGCGACCTCGTGCCCGATTACATGACTTCGGTGAAGGACGGCGGGTTCTACGGCTGGCCGTACAGCTACTTCGGCCAGCACGTCGATGACCGCGTCAAGCCGCCGCGGCCGGATCTGGTCGAGAAAGCGATCGTGCCGGACTACGCGCTGGGCAACCACACGGCCTCGCTCGGACTCGCCTTCAACACCAGCGATCTGTTTCCCGACGCGATGAAGGGCGGTGCCTTCGTCGGCCAGCACGGCTCGTGGAATCGCAAGCCGCACTCCGGCTACAAGGTGATCTTCATCCCGTTCGAAGGCGGCAAACCGTCCGGGCCGCCGCGCGACGTTCTGGCCGGCTTCCTCAACGCCGACCAACAGGCGC
- a CDS encoding MATE family efflux transporter, with amino-acid sequence MSDIAVAELPPVAQGAPAPPAPSPPPPKNPLLDDGILRTLLRLSWPNVVALTAGTCVAVAETSYVGRLGTEALAAMALVFPFVILTMTMSGGAMGGGVASAIARALGSGDDERAAALAMHALLIGLCFGLMFTVGMLIFGERALELLGGRGAVLSQAVGYTHIFFAGAVVPWLMNTFAAILRGTGNMKLPSLMILSSAMLQIVLGGVLGLGFGPIPRFGMPGVAAGTLVAFSIGAAVMAWVIFSGRAGVTPRLKGLRIERGMFFDILKVGAVSCFSPLQSVLTITIFTHMLAHFGTAVLAGYGIGGRLEFMLTSIAFAVGIASVPMIGMAIGAGRVKRARRIAWTAGLVSFLFVGVFGTGIAIMPHLWVDLFTDDAAVRLAGEQYLRAAGPMYAFIGLAISMYFSAQGAARVLGPVLAQTGRLLFVVVGGWLLIEHHGSVGSFYLLAAGSMVLLGLTSALSVLVTRWGPKPPAVPVAR; translated from the coding sequence ATGTCCGATATCGCCGTGGCGGAGCTGCCGCCGGTCGCGCAAGGCGCACCGGCTCCGCCTGCCCCGTCACCGCCCCCTCCGAAGAATCCGCTGCTCGACGACGGCATCCTGCGCACGCTGCTGCGGCTGTCGTGGCCGAACGTGGTGGCGCTGACCGCCGGCACCTGCGTGGCGGTCGCCGAGACGTCCTATGTCGGACGGCTCGGCACCGAAGCGCTGGCCGCGATGGCGCTGGTGTTTCCGTTCGTGATCCTGACCATGACTATGTCGGGCGGCGCGATGGGGGGAGGCGTCGCCTCGGCGATCGCGCGGGCGCTCGGCTCCGGCGACGACGAGCGCGCAGCCGCGCTGGCGATGCACGCGCTGCTGATCGGGCTGTGCTTCGGTCTGATGTTCACGGTCGGCATGCTGATTTTCGGAGAGCGGGCGCTGGAACTGCTGGGCGGCCGCGGTGCGGTGCTCAGCCAGGCAGTCGGCTACACCCACATCTTCTTCGCCGGCGCGGTGGTGCCGTGGCTGATGAACACCTTCGCGGCGATCCTGCGCGGCACCGGCAACATGAAGCTGCCGTCGCTGATGATCCTCAGCTCGGCGATGCTGCAGATCGTGCTCGGCGGCGTGCTCGGCCTCGGCTTCGGGCCGATCCCGCGGTTCGGCATGCCGGGCGTCGCCGCCGGCACATTGGTGGCGTTTTCGATTGGTGCTGCGGTGATGGCCTGGGTGATCTTCTCCGGCCGCGCCGGGGTGACGCCGCGTCTGAAAGGACTGCGGATCGAACGTGGGATGTTCTTCGATATTCTCAAGGTGGGTGCAGTGTCGTGCTTCTCGCCGCTGCAGTCGGTGCTGACCATCACCATCTTCACCCACATGCTGGCGCATTTCGGCACCGCGGTGCTGGCCGGCTACGGCATAGGCGGGCGGCTCGAATTCATGCTCACCTCGATCGCTTTCGCAGTCGGCATCGCCTCGGTGCCGATGATCGGCATGGCGATCGGCGCCGGCCGGGTGAAGCGGGCGCGGCGGATCGCCTGGACGGCCGGACTGGTGTCGTTCCTGTTTGTCGGGGTGTTCGGCACCGGGATCGCGATCATGCCGCATCTGTGGGTCGACCTGTTCACCGACGATGCCGCGGTGCGGCTCGCCGGCGAGCAATATCTGCGCGCCGCGGGGCCGATGTACGCGTTCATCGGGCTGGCGATCTCGATGTATTTTTCGGCGCAGGGCGCCGCCAGGGTGCTGGGGCCGGTGCTGGCCCAGACCGGACGGCTACTGTTCGTCGTCGTCGGCGGCTGGCTGCTGATCGAGCACCACGGCAGCGTCGGCAGCTTCTATCTGCTCGCCGCCGGCTCGATGGTGCTGCTCGGGCTGACGTCGGCGCTCAGCGTGCTGGTGACGCGCTGGGGGCCGAAGCCGCCGGCCGTGCCGGTGGCGCGCTAG
- a CDS encoding methylated-DNA--[protein]-cysteine S-methyltransferase, which yields MAGAAYTIFDTMMGRCGIAWDVGGVLAVQLAEGREIDTRRRLLRLCPDARESKPAVWIEPVIDGIVAALAGEPWDFSDVGLDLGGIPTFDCRVYAAVRTIPRGETATFADIARQIRSSGAVHAVGQAIRRNPFALIVPCHRALATAGDAGGTCANGGAITRRRLLSLEGALATSGPTLLDVLLPFAPRQADR from the coding sequence ATGGCGGGGGCTGCCTACACGATCTTCGACACCATGATGGGCCGATGCGGGATCGCATGGGACGTCGGGGGCGTGCTCGCCGTGCAGCTTGCCGAAGGCCGAGAGATCGACACCCGCCGCAGGCTGCTGCGGCTGTGCCCGGACGCCCGGGAGAGCAAACCCGCGGTCTGGATCGAGCCGGTGATCGACGGCATCGTCGCAGCATTGGCGGGCGAGCCGTGGGATTTCTCCGATGTCGGGCTCGATCTCGGCGGTATTCCGACATTCGACTGCCGGGTCTATGCGGCGGTTCGCACGATTCCGCGGGGCGAGACCGCAACCTTCGCCGACATCGCCAGGCAGATTCGCAGCTCGGGCGCGGTCCACGCCGTGGGGCAGGCGATCCGCCGCAATCCGTTCGCCCTGATCGTTCCCTGCCATCGCGCCCTGGCCACCGCCGGAGACGCCGGCGGCACCTGCGCCAACGGCGGAGCCATTACCCGGCGGCGCCTGCTGTCGCTCGAAGGCGCATTGGCGACCAGCGGGCCGACCCTGCTGGATGTGCTGCTGCCGTTTGCCCCGAGGCAGGCCGACCGCTAG